In the Deltaproteobacteria bacterium genome, one interval contains:
- a CDS encoding nitroreductase codes for MAELGLFEAMFSTRSLRHLKTDPVPDDVIHQILDAAIRAPSGGNNQHWRFLVVKDPEVKKQIQKVYQKGWGDAQSMYRNRPAPTHLGEQKLRGILDAATHLAEHLAEAPVLIIACLKERPMPPALAAKLSRLSGSSIYPAVQNILLACRAHGLGATLTTVASLYEDDLKPILKLPDDVNTYALIPIGYPRGKFGPVTRMAVEEVACVDQWGKAFKK; via the coding sequence ATGGCTGAACTTGGACTGTTTGAAGCAATGTTTTCGACGCGGAGCTTGCGTCATTTGAAAACGGACCCTGTTCCTGACGATGTAATCCACCAGATTCTCGATGCAGCGATTCGTGCCCCGAGTGGTGGGAACAACCAACACTGGCGGTTCCTGGTCGTCAAAGATCCCGAGGTGAAGAAACAGATCCAAAAGGTCTACCAAAAGGGGTGGGGGGATGCACAGTCGATGTACCGTAATCGTCCTGCGCCTACGCATCTGGGTGAACAGAAACTGCGTGGCATTCTTGATGCCGCGACGCACCTGGCTGAGCATTTGGCCGAAGCGCCAGTGCTCATCATTGCCTGTCTGAAAGAACGACCGATGCCTCCAGCGCTAGCGGCGAAGCTGTCGCGGTTGTCTGGATCGAGCATTTATCCGGCGGTACAAAACATCCTGTTAGCTTGTCGAGCCCACGGACTGGGCGCGACGTTGACCACCGTTGCTTCGCTGTATGAGGATGACCTTAAACCCATTCTCAAACTGCCTGATGATGTGAACACCTACGCGCTGATTCCGATTGGGTATCCGCGTGGCAAGTTCGGGCCAGTGACCCGCATGGCGGTTGAGGAAGTGGCGTGTGTGGATCAGTGGGGGAAGGCGTTTAAGAAGTAG
- a CDS encoding alpha/beta hydrolase, whose product MKRWSVVTSILTMLLVSTVGCGPSGTSLTAQQLKEQNQDAKYVEIDGVSLHYRQDGLGKPLIFLHGFLTSSNIWRSISPGLTYGNTIYALDLMGSGLSEKPQNQVYSIDTYVTQLSKFIDGFHLENPIIVGHGIGGSIATVYAIRNPGKVRKLALLNTPLHPGHSAPGLWLLKIPLVGGTLTGDWFLQRTLRGGVDKPKSMSDSVMNDYLKVFQNDPGARVALLKQVKELNLDSVLKSEAIPNLAQLKIPTQLIWGDRDTYVPLDEGKKIKETVSTADLYVVLGTGHYPTEERPEDVRQRLKDFIDQQ is encoded by the coding sequence ATGAAACGGTGGTCCGTTGTCACGAGCATACTCACAATGCTGTTGGTCAGTACGGTCGGTTGTGGTCCATCGGGAACGAGCCTCACAGCGCAGCAACTCAAAGAACAGAACCAGGACGCGAAATATGTTGAGATTGATGGCGTCTCATTGCACTATCGCCAGGACGGACTCGGCAAGCCGCTCATTTTTCTGCACGGTTTTCTCACATCGTCAAACATCTGGCGCAGTATCAGCCCTGGGCTCACCTATGGCAACACGATCTATGCGCTCGATCTAATGGGCTCAGGGCTCTCAGAAAAACCGCAGAATCAGGTATACAGCATCGACACCTATGTCACCCAGCTCAGTAAGTTTATTGATGGGTTTCATCTTGAGAATCCCATTATCGTTGGGCATGGCATCGGCGGTTCCATCGCTACTGTGTATGCCATTCGTAACCCAGGGAAAGTGCGCAAGCTTGCGCTTCTGAATACCCCCCTCCACCCCGGCCATTCAGCCCCCGGTCTCTGGCTCCTGAAGATCCCACTGGTAGGTGGCACGCTCACCGGAGACTGGTTTTTACAACGCACGCTCCGCGGTGGTGTCGATAAACCCAAATCGATGTCAGATTCAGTAATGAATGATTATCTGAAAGTCTTCCAGAATGATCCTGGTGCGCGGGTGGCGTTGCTCAAACAAGTGAAAGAACTGAACCTCGATTCAGTATTAAAAAGTGAAGCCATCCCCAATCTGGCCCAACTCAAAATTCCAACGCAACTGATCTGGGGCGATCGAGATACGTACGTACCACTGGACGAAGGAAAAAAGATTAAGGAAACTGTATCAACCGCAGATTTGTACGTTGTTCTGGGAACCGGACATTACCCCACCGAGGAACGACCAGAGGACGTCCGGCAACGGTTGAAGGATTTCATTGACCAGCAGTAG